The following are encoded in a window of Podospora pseudoanserina strain CBS 124.78 chromosome 6, whole genome shotgun sequence genomic DNA:
- a CDS encoding hypothetical protein (COG:E; EggNog:ENOG503PBPR): protein MVSPNPPVDDGPKTQCDQFLALLLSTHRPRPQRQHHILWEAAVTHATKQDCSLCKILTGALQVWFTPSQLGGVQLQVMLIMQQSSEKQDRLLIQFRTPARVTPWTEGQTVNFFVDDGLCGTGGWNLMKTPAALNKESFAWERKVEKMKAWLGRCRESHEMCRSYGGVMLPEGVTVLPSRVLDLLPGNGGVRLYESRVGERGRYACLSHRWGKCQPLTTTRATLGDWKEGLPWEKIPKLFQDAIDIARELGVRYLWIDSLCIVQDDAEDWYRESRKMCAIYQNAVVTVAGTAGFGCEDSLVPTRERTVAGKLKDGTGYRFEVRLMDKHLSGSPSHVHFGKTLLGRGWVYQERLLSRRIIHCCSDELVWECMESVECECPEGVSWMTTADRSRLEIKAIQTRLPREAPVSEQRRVWHDMVRAYTALDLTKISDRAVAILGLAVEIQHSRKGLYAAGLWEDSFLCDLAWHTGTATRRGKRPMDPRPNRDTTKAPTWSWLSVSTCCEYWSRSDLGNGEPWWEDSGTVVEKIELPPYHTLSGAAQGLGLVHVIPATNLKVDGGTSRLTTHGCLTLKGNLLAGTSSQSVHNDTLEWAGWFQRSFGIDLNLQESRTRGFLDIQTTNEQPIIRQGQAVFGMPLGTSIDTEGILDPIYRYRYLLLLLLVDADEQLYERVGMIELAHGDYQWKAPAWWDIPFEAGAMTTMRII, encoded by the coding sequence ATGGTttctcccaacccccccgtGGATGATGGTCCAAAAACACAATGTGACCAattcctcgccctcctcctctccacccaccGACCCCGCCCCCAAAGACAGCATCACATCCTCTGGGAAGCAGCCGTCACCCACGCCACCAAACAAGACTGTTCCCTCTGCAAGATCCTCACCGGCGCCCTGCAAGTCTGGTTCACGCCCTCCCAGCTGGGAGGCGTCCAGCTGCAGGTCATGCTGATCATGCAACAGAGCAGTGAGAAGCAAGATCGGTTGTTGATTCAATTCAGAACACCGGCGAGGGTGACACCCTGGACGGAGGGGCAGACTGTTAACTTCTttgtggatgatgggttATGTGGGACTGGGGGGTGGAACTTGATGAAGACCCCGGCTGCCTTGAACAAGGAAAGTTTCGCGTGGGAAAGGAAAGTAGAAAAAATGAAGGCGTGGTTGGGGCGGTGTCGGGAAAGTCATGAGATGTGTAGGTCTTATGGGGGTGTGATGCTTCCTGAGGGGGTGACGGTATTACCGAGCAGAGTGCTGGATTTGTTACCTGGGAATGGGGGCGTGAGGTTGTATGAATCGAGggtgggggaaagggggaggtaTGCTTGTCTTAGTCACCGGTGGGGGAAGTGTCAGCCGCTTACCACGACCCGGGCGACGTTGGGGGATTGGAAGGAAGGGTTGCCTTGGGAGAAGATCCCGAAGCTGTTCCAGGATGCGATCGACATTGCAAGGGAGCTGGGGGTGAGGTATCTCTGGATTGATAGTCTTTGTATTGTGCAGGATGATGCGGAGGATTGGTATAGAGAGTCGAGGAAGATGTGCGCGATTTATCAGAATGCGGTTGTGACTGTAGCTGGCACGGCGGGGTTTGGGTGTGAGGATTCGTTGGTTccgacgagggagaggactGTGGCTGGAAAATTGAAGGATGGGACGGGTTATAGGTTTGAGGTTAGGTTGATGGATAAGCATTTAAGTGGGTCGCCGAGTCATGTTCATTTTGGGAAGACGCtgcttgggagggggtgggtttaTCAGGAGAGGCTTTTGTCTCGGAGGATCATACACTGTTGTTCGGATGAGTTGGTGTGGGAATGTATGGAGTCGGTGGAGTGTGAGTGTCCTGAGGGGGTTAGCTGGATGACAACCGCGGATCGGTCTAGGTTGGAAATCAAGGCTATTCAGACGCGGTTGCCAAGGGAGGCGCCGGTGTCGGAGCAGCGGAGAGTCTGGCATGATATGGTCAGGGCTTATACCGCGCTGGATTTGACCAAAATATCGGACAGAGCGGTTGCTATTCTCGGACTGGCAGTAGAGATACAGCATTCAAGGAAGGGATTGTATGCCGCGGGACTATGGGAGGATAGCTTTCTGTGTGATCTTGCCTGGCATACTGGGACGGCAACtcgaagggggaaaaggccGATGGATCCTAGACCAAATAGGGATACGACAAAAGCTCCTACATGGTCTTGGCTCTCGGTTAGTACCTGTTGTGAGTATTGGTCTCGATCGGATCTCGGGAATGGGGAGCCATGGTGGGAGGATAGCGGTACTGTTGTCGAGAAGATTGAGCTCCCTCCGTACCATACGCTTTCAGGTGCAGCACAAGGTCTCGGCTTGGTTCATGTGATCCCTGCCACGAATCTCAAGGTGGATGGTGGCACCAGCAGACTGACCACTCATGGTTGTCTGACGCTCAAGGGTAACTTGTTGGCTGGAACATCCAGTCAATCGGTGCATAACGACACACTGGAGTGGGCGGGCTGGTTCCAACGTAGCTTTGGGATCGATCTTAATCTTCAAGAATCGAGAACACGTGGGTTCCTTGATATTCAGACCACAAACGAACAGCCTATCATCCGACAGGGACAGGCAGTGTTTGGTATGCCGCTTGGTACCAGTATCGACACTGAAGGGATTCTGGATCCGATATATCGGTATCGGTAcctcctgttgttgttgttggtagaTGCCGATGAGCAGTTGTATGAGCGGGTGGGGATGATTGAGCTGGCCCATGGCGATTATCAGTGGAAGGCACCTGCGTGGTGGGATATTCCTTTTGAGGCCGGGGCCATGACTACTATGAGAATCATTTAG
- a CDS encoding hypothetical protein (EggNog:ENOG503PYJD; COG:S), with protein sequence MSVVSLKAALKVSGLAWPGRDNVLARRSWDHKVEKILAELRVPAGKKHMVKAITKMVEEATDFARRLHDEPEDHFGFVEMFGAHSRLGVALARASPAVVQVFENLFFAVVMARHRYLEDCFEYDKEPVKEFQLSALAKAIDQFNGAVRGFWSNTELELYMNEAADDVEIFEEEDGATTGGQQDVEMEDVRAGVEGMILNNTQDVEMGDVNAAGGSFRDRI encoded by the exons ATGTCTGTCGTCTCTCTCAAAGCGGCGTTGAAGGTCAGCGGACTGGCCTGGCCTGGCCGTGACAATGTCCTGGCCAGACGCAGTTGGGACCACAAAGTCGAGAAGATACTGGCGGAGTTGAGGGTGCCCGCGGGCAAAAAGCACATGGTGAAAGCGATCACCAAAATGGTCGAGGAGGCGACCGATTTCGCGCGCAGATTGCACGACGAGCCGGAGGACCACTTTGGCTTCGTCGAGATGTTCGGCGCCCACTCGCGCCTGGGGGTTGCGCTCGCTCGTGCGTCGCCTGCCGTTGTGCAGGTGTTTGAGAACCTCTTCTTCGCGGTTGTGATGGCTCGCCATCGGTACTTGGAGGATTGCTTCGAGTACGACAAG GAACCCGTCAAGGAGTTCCAGCTCTCTGCCCTGGCCAAGGCCATTGACCAGTTCAATGGGGCCGTGAGGGGCTTTTGGTCCAATACCGAGCTGGAGCTGTACATGAACGAGGCGGCGGACGATGTCGAGAtctttgaggaggaagatggcgccACTACTGGCGGCCAGCAAGATGTAGAGATGGAGGACGTTcgtgctggtgttgagggcATGATACTCAACAACACGCAGGatgtggagatgggggatgtTAATGCTGCTGGTGGTTCGTTTAGAGATCGCATTTGA
- a CDS encoding hypothetical protein (COG:K; EggNog:ENOG503P5J3): protein MPSGCSGKRRRMPQRYTNPQATLYFNPSLDPCRDMLFSYLFSHQIPRFFSTIIHPFLLAAAKGTLPKDVLSHWLVNDRLYIHAYIRAAGQLLASLELPKHLPGVEQPGEEDEAFEVRLVDWLIEALVAVRREERMFLEVGGRYELVDFVGVNSREVGRVKGLGVIEGLFRDVGRKEKGKGLGSWLLGAGGGELPVSEKIPWLEGAVTFWGTERVYLEAWSWARGQQEERPNGKEDEDGGALRREFIPNWSSDEFRGFVERLGVLIDQAVEREIGMVGEDGQKQEEVKKEILGRVEGKWRTLMEGEKGFWPDV, encoded by the exons ATGCCGAGCGGCTGTTCCGGGAAGCGAAGACGCATGCCACAACGTTACACTAATCCACAAGCCACACTGTATTTTAACCCCTCCCTTGATCCATGCCGAGACATGCTTTTTTCCTATCTCTTTTCACACCAAATCCCTCGTTTCTTTTCCACAATTATA CACCCCTTTTTGCTCGCTGCAGCAAAGGGGACGCTCCCCAAAGATGTGCTGAGTCATTGGCTGGTGAATGACCGGTTGTATATCCATGCTTATATCCGAGCTGCGGGACAGTTGCTCGCTAGTCTGGAGCTGCCGAAGCATTTACCTGGGGTTGAACAGCcgggggaagaggatgaggcgTTCGAAGTTAGACTGGTGGATTGGCTGATTGAGGCTTTGGTtgcggtgaggagggaggagaggatgtttcttgaggttggggggaggtatgAATTGGTGGATTTTGTGGGAGTGAACTcaagggaggtggggagggtgaaggggttgggggttatTGAGGGGTTGTTTAGGGATGTtggaaggaaggagaaggggaaggggttgggatcttggttgttgggggcagggggaggagaattGCCGGTGAGTGAGAAGATTccttggttggagggggcggtgacGTTTTGGGGGACGGAGAGAGTTTATCTTGAGGCTTGGAGCTGGGCGAGggggcagcaggaggagaggcctaatgggaaggaggatgaggatggtggggcgttgaggagggagtttATTCCTAATTGGAGTAGTGATGAGTTtagggggtttgtggagaggttgggggtgttgattgATCAGGctgtggagagggagattggGATGGTCGGTGAGGATGGGCAGAAACAGGAGGAAGTGAAGAAAGAAAtcttggggagggtggaagggAAGTGGAGGAccttgatggagggggagaaggggtttTGGCCGGATGTGTGA
- a CDS encoding hypothetical protein (EggNog:ENOG503NYC2; COG:Q) codes for METLDLVVIGAGIAGLSAAKIYHQLNNGKTLALLDDKESVGGVWANSRLYPELRTNNMLGTYQFPDFPMTTEQFGVKPGDHIPGVVVHEYLKAYAEKFGIADKIRFRHKVVTAEHQDGLDGGWTLTVEHDDETSRIFAKKLIVATGLTSEPFLPHIDGQEEFSAPLFHGADFLQHVDTLETTHKVTVFGGSKSAWDAVYAYGKKGIHVDWVIRESGHGAVWMAPPYVTPLKKWLEKLVNTRMLTWFSPCIWGFADGYNTLRNFYHGTALGRAITNVFWSVLGNDVITLNKYDSHPELKKIKPWSHPMFTASSFSIYNYPTSFWDLLTKGTVKVHIADITGLSHKTVHLSNGTDLPADALCCVTGWKHVPPVKFLPEGIDLDIGLPHTPSKAKLFTKEAVERADKEILGIFPRLKDQPVQNPNLKPLLGTKGLSTTDKINPSTPLTPWTLYRFMVPPSARFMQTRDIAFAGICMNFSTMIMAHIQGLWISAYFADQLPVRTIPPVDGKRDREGRAKTLEEVQHETVLHARFGKWRYPAGKGALLPDFVFDAVPYLDLMVGDMGLKVHRKAGWLKEATEPYGPEDYEDLMSEWVQSVDGE; via the exons ATGGAAACCCTCGACCTCGTGGTCATCGGCGCAG GCATCGCCGGACTCTCCGCTGCAAAGATCTACCACCAGCTCAACAATGGCAAGACTCTCGCCCTACTCGACGACAAAGAGAGCGTCGGCGGTGTCTGGGCCAATAGCCGGCTCTACCCCGAGCTCCGAACAAACAACATGCTTGGGACATATCAGTTCCCTGACTTTCCGATGACCACTGAGCAATTCGGTGTGAAGCCAGGAGACCACATCCCAGGCGTTGTCGTGCATGAGTACCTGAAAGCCTATGCTGAGAAGTTTGGCATCGCGGATAAAATCCGCTTCCGTCATAAGGTTGTGACTGCTGAACACCAGGATGGACTGGACGGTGGTTGGACCCTGACAGTAGAGCATGACGACGAGACGAGCAGGATCTTTGCAAAGAAGCTCATTGTCGCTACCGGGTTGACTTCTGAGCCGTTTTTGCCTCATATTGATGGACAAGAGGAGTTTAGCGCGCCTTTGTTCCATGGTGCTGATTTCCTTCAACATGTCGATACTCTCGAAACCACTCATAAGGTGACGGTTTTCGGTGGGAGCAAATCGGCTTGGGATGCAGTTTATGCGTACGGTAAGAAGGGTATCCACGTGGACTGGGTGATCCGAGAAAGCGGCCATGGTGCTGTGTGGATGGCACCACCCTACGTGACACCATTGAAGAAGTGGCTAGAGAAGCTGGTCA ACACCCGTATGCTCACCTGGTTCAGTCCTTGCATCTGGGGCTTCGCCGACGGGTACAACACGCTCCGCAACTTCTACCACGGCACCGCCCTCGGCCGCGCCATCACGAACGTCTTCTGGTCCGTCCTTGGCAACGACGTCATCACGCTCAATAAATACGACTCCCACCccgagctcaagaagatcaagccCTGGAGCCATCCCATGTTCACCGCTTCGTCCTTTTCCATCTACAACTACCCCACCAGCTTCTGGGACCTTTTGACCAAAGGCACCGTCAAAGTTCACATTGCAGACATCACCGGCCTGTCCCACAAAACGGTCCACCTATCCAACGGTACAGACCTTCCGGCTGATGCCCTGTGCTGTGTGACTGGTTGGAAGCACGTACCACCAGTCAAGTTTCTCCCTGAGGGAATCGACCTAGACATTGGGCTGCCTCACACACCAAGCAAGGCAAAGCTGTTCACCAAGGAAGCCGTCGAAAGGGCTGACAAAGAAATTCTCGGTATATTTCCGCGATTGAAGGATCAGCCAGTTCAAAACCCTAACCTGAAGCCACTCCTTGGAACAAAGGGTCTGTCAACGACAGACAAGATCAACCCTTCGACTCCTCTGACCCCATGGACGCTGTACCGGTTTATGGTGCCACCCTCAGCAAGGTTCATGCAGACAAGAGACATCGCCTTTGCGGGTATCTGCATGAACTTCAGCACCATGATCATGGCGCATATCCAGGGGTTGTGGATCTCGGCGTATTTTGCTGACCAGCTGCCTGTGAGGACGATTCCGCCGgttgatgggaagagggatcGGGAAGGGAGGGCCAAGACGCTGGAAGAGGTTCAGCACGAGACAGTACTGCATGCTCGGTTTGGCAAATGGAGGTATCCGGCCGGGAAGGGCGCGCTACTGCCGGACTTTGTGTTTGACGCGGTGCCGTACTTGGatttgatggtgggggataTGGGTTTGAAAGTTCATCGGAAGGCGGGGTGGTTAAAAGAGGCAACAGAGCCGTATGGGCCGGAGGATTATGAGGATCTCATGTCGGAATGGGTGCAGTCGGTCGATGGGGAGTAG
- a CDS encoding hypothetical protein (EggNog:ENOG503P0KW) yields MEAFIIEAFTLLGVALVVVGMRTYVRLTTVGIKGFQADDYLMLVAAGAYTVETYLAYSVGALWKGLANNAMTDEQRRLLDPNSEEFRLRYVLTTSRPAGVR; encoded by the exons ATGGAGGCGTTTATTATTGAAGCGTTTACCTTGTTGGGAGTTgcgttggtggttgttgggatgAGGACGTATGTTAGGTTGACGACTGTGGGGATTAAGGGGTTTCAGGCGGATGATTATTTAATGTTGGTTGCTGCG GGCGCGTATACCGTGGAAACATATCTTGCGTACTCGGTGGGTGCGTTAtggaaggggttggcgaATAATGCGATGACGGATGAGCAGAGACGTCTGCTTGATCCGAACAGTGAGGAGTTTAGGTTGAGGTATGTTCTGACTACATCACGGCCTGCTGGAGTGCGGTAG